The following are from one region of the Nicotiana tomentosiformis chromosome 7, ASM39032v3, whole genome shotgun sequence genome:
- the LOC138895260 gene encoding uncharacterized protein: MARTCNSDTDTQDAAQETIATIVAQGRNKKASTQERKGKSTKGVQVPRVEHEEGVEHGDLVSQDPVPPPTAAPTQTAISPENERRDEIQPQSNRQNNSESSRVNEFLKLSPPLFHGSIADEDPMLWLEGVKKALRAMKAFDDEAVELAAYQLRDVAGAWFEIWEKERDEDDGPPTWEEFEEAFMANFIPEEDREAKATEFEQLKQGNKSVQEYYMEFIRLAKHAPHMVKTEKAKIRRFVGGLAYHIKNTTSAAAVGMTAFSSVVGFAKHLEKDKQQRREEKEQNKKARTAGRFNGTSSGSGRGSSNKESLAPAQSSHQSGGGSSFRRTQSYGNQSLQNQMHMTTSSHSQSHVEQHSQ; encoded by the exons ATGGCTCGTACTTGCAACTCTGACACCGACACTCAGGATGCTGCTCAAGAAACTATTGCTACTATTGTGGCTCAAGGTAGAAATAAGAAGGCTTCAACTCAGGAAAGAAAGGGTAAATCTACAAAGGGGGTTCAAGTACCCCGGGTTGAACATGAAGAAGGGGTGGAGCATGGTGATCTAGTATCTCAGGATCCAGTGCCGCCCCCAACAGCTGCTCCAACTCAGACAGCTATATCTCCAGAG AACGAGAGAAGAGATGAGATTCAACCTCAATCAAATAGACAGAACAATTCTGAGTCCTCAAGAGTGAATGAATTTTTAAAGTTGAGTCCTCCATTGTTCCATGGTTCTATAGCTGATGAAGATCCAATGTTGTGGCTGGAGGGTGTCAAGAAAGCCCTCCGAGCGATGAAGGCATTTGATGATGAAGCTGTGGAGCTGGCTGCTTACCAGCTTAGAGATGTGGCTGGCGCTTGGTTTGAGATATGGGAAAAGGAAAGAGATGAAGATGATGGTCCGCCTACTTGGGAAGAATTTGAAGAGGCCTTCATGGCTAACTTTATCCCGGAAGAGGATAGGGAAGCTAAGGCTACAGAGTTCGAACAACTCAAGCAAGGGAATAAAAGTGTGCAAGAGTACTACATGGAATTCATAAGGTTGGCTAAGCATGCTCCTCACATGGTTAAGACAGAAAAAGCAAAGATTCGCAGGTTTGTTGGCGGTTTGGCTTACCACATTAAGAATACGACATCAGCTGCAGCGGTAGGAATGACAGCTTTCTCCTCTGTTGTGGGATTCGCCAAGCACTTAGAAAAAGACAAACAACaaaggagagaagaaaaagagcaaAACAAGAAAGCCCGGACAGCGGGCAGGTTTAATGGTACATCCAGCGGAAGTGGAAGGGGTTCCTCTAATAAGGAGTCATTAGCACCAGCTCAGTCCAGTCATCAGTCAGGTGGTGGGTCTTCCTTCAGACGTACTCAGAGTTATGGAAATCAGTCTCTCCAGAATCAGATGCACATGACAACATCCTCACATAGCCAGAGTCATGTTGAGCAACATTCACAATAA
- the LOC104117476 gene encoding small ubiquitin-related modifier 2-like, producing MSQAEEDKKPSGDQAAHINLKVKGQDGNEVFFRIKRSTQLKKLMNAYCDRQSVDFNSIAFLFDGRRLRGEQTPDELEMEDGDEIDAMLHQTGGSTV from the exons ATGTCGCAAGCAGAGGAAGATAAGAAGCCAAGCGGCGATCAGGCTGCACATATCAATCTCAAAGTCAAAGGCCAG GATGGGAATGAAGTCTTCTTTAGGATCAAAAGAAGCACCCAGCTAAAGAAGCTGATGAATGCATATTGTGACCGGCAGTCGGTGGATTTCAACTCAATTGCATTCTTATTTGATGGTCGTCGTCTTCGAGGAGAGCAGACTCCAGATGAG CTGGAGATGGAGGATGGCGATGAAATTGATGCAATGCTTCATCAAACTGGAGGGTCAACTGTTTGA